In the genome of Microcoleus vaginatus PCC 9802, the window GATCGAGGCTTTAGCGTGCGGTGTGCCCGTGATTGCTTACGAGCGCGGGGGGCCGGCGGAAATTGTGAGAGACGGACTGACGGGCTTTTTAGTGGCTCCTGATAGTGTAAATGGCTTGGTAGGTGCGATCGCCCGCTTAGACCAAATTGACCGCAGCGCTTGCCGACGACAAGTAGAGGTAGAATATTCTTTAGCAGCTTTGGGCGATCGTTGTGAACACTGGTTCAAATCTATCACTGCTAGTAGGGTTCGTCAGTAATAATACTGGCAGATTTTTATAAAGATTCGCTGACTGATGCACCTTACAAGTTTATTGAACAGCAATTCAAATCTATTCTAAAATTGAGTTAAATAAACTCTTAATCGATCACAAAAAAACCAAACTGAAAAAACTATGGCAACCGAACGTTTAGTGCTTTTATCCAGTAGAGAAATCGAAAAAATGCGCCAAGCAGGCCGTTTAGCGGCCGAACTTCTGCTACATCTTGAACCGATGGTAAAACCCGGTGTTAGCACTCTGGAAATTAACGACGAAGCCGAACGCTGGACTTTGGCACACGGAGCAAAAAGCGCTCCCCTAGGCTATAAAGGATTTCCGAAATCTCTGTGTGCTAGCGTCAACGAAGTAGTCTGTCACGGCATCCCGAATGCGAAACAAATTCTTAAAGAAGGTGACATTATTAATATTGATGTAACGCCTTTAGTGGATGGTTATCATGGGGATACTTCCAAAACTTTTTTTGTGGGCCAACCTTCACCTGTAGCGAAAAAGTTAGTTGAAGTAACCGAGGAATGTTTAAGAAGAGGAATTGCTGAAGTCAAACCAGGTGCTCGTACCGGCGACATCGGTGCAGCGATTCAAGAATATGCTGAAGCACAGGGTTTTTCGGTAGTGCGAAATTTTGCGGGACACGGGATTCACCGAGTCTTTCACACTGAACCGGAAATTTTGCATTACGGCAAGCGGGGCACAGGAAAAAAGCTCAGACAAGGCATGGTTTTTACGATCGAGCCGATGATTAATGAGGGTACTTGGGAAGTGGAAATTCTCGCCGATGGTTGGACATCTATCACCAAGGATGGAAAGCTTTCGGCTCAATTTGAACACACTCTGGCTGTGACTGATTCTGGGGTGGAAATTCTGACTTTACCGTAGTAATGATTAACAAACAATCTGAATAACTCCCTCCTAAATCAATAATCAACCATATCCCGTAGGGGCGGGTTTCACAGGCAATATCTAAGGATTATCGACAATCTAGATAAACCCGCCCCGCCACAACCGATAACCTATATCAACCTGAAATTTGCATCGAATCCGAAAATGTAGGTTTGTATTTATGGGTGGGGGCGGGTTTGCGAGATTGTCTGTTTCAGTCAGAAATTGTCTGTAAAACCCGCCACTACAGAATTACGATCGATTCACCAAACACGATATAACTAATAACTAATAACTAATGACTGACATAAAATTTCTGCAACCAGGAGATTTGCTCAAAGTAATTGCCCCTAGTGGCACTTTGCGAGAATCAACTAACTTTGAAAAGGGTGTAGAAATTTGGAAATCCCGCGGCTATCGAATTCAATTAACACCGGGTTTTGACGATCGCTGGGGCTATTTGGCCGGTTCCGATGAAAACCGCGTCCGACAGCTCGCAGATGCCCTCAATGACCGCGATTGTCGCGGTATTCTCTGTGTTCGAGGCGGTTTCGGCAGCACTCGACTTTTGGAAAAAGGAAATGTGGGAAAGGCGGAAAACTCCCAATTTCCACCTCCGGATTCCCATTCGCCGAAATGGTTAATCGGCTTTTCAGATATTACTGCTTTGCTGTGGAATCAGGCTAAATTGGGTGTTTGGGGTGTTCACGGGCCGATGCTGACAACTTTGGCTGCTGAACCGGATTGGTCTGTCGATCGACTTTTTGACTGCATAGAAGGTCGTCCCTTACAATCTTTGCAAGGTAAAGGATGGGGCAGCGGAAAAGCCACCGGGCGACTGTTTCCGGCGAATCTGACGGTGGCTTCTCATTTGCTCGGAACCCCGTATCAACCGGATTTGACCGGGGTTATTCTCGCCTTTGAGGATGTTTCCGAGGCTCCTTACAGGGTCGATCGAATGCTGACTTTGTGGCGGATGGCCGGGGCTTTCGCTGGGGTGCGGGGCATTGCTTTGGGACGCTTCAGTCGTTGCGAGATTGATCCAAGTATTCCCAGTTTTAGCATTGAAGAGGTTTTGCGCGATCGGCTGGGGGATTTGAATATTCCCATTGTCTCGGATTTGCCCTTCGGCCACGAGGGGGTTAACGCTGCTTTACCTATGGGAATCATGGCTTGTCTCGACGCTGAATCGGGATTGCTGATTTGCGGCGATAAATCGCAACTTTAGATTAGAGATCAACGTCTATAACTTTAACTTGAGATTTTCCACCAGCTAAATAGCGGGGTTGGGTGAGGTTGACACGGTTGGCAGAAATTACATTTAAAATGGATTGTGTATGCAAATGTCGGCGCCAACAAAGCAAAAAGATTTTAAATTTTTCCAGAGGTTGATATGAGAACGCACAACTTGTTAAACAGTATTGCGGCCACTGTGCTAGTTGCAGGATTGGCACTCACTGGCATTTCGTCTAGTGCAGTTGGCGAACAGATACAGAATAACGATCGCATAGATGGAGTAATTCGCCGCACTTCCCCGATTTACCGTTTCCGGAATATGTGGGTTCCGGGCTCTCCGACGGAAGAATTGCGCGGCCAAGAATACACATTCAGCGCTCGGGAAGGCGATAACATTGAAGTGTTTTTAGACACAGATACAAGGAGCGGTTTTGCTCCCGTCATGGTGCTGTTTTACGGGAACAACAAACAAGTCGCTTTTACCCAAGAGCGTTCTTTTAATTATCAAATTCCTCGTAGCGGCGATTATAAACTGTTAGTGTTAGCAAAAGATGCTGCCAGAGGCGGTAGCTACACGCTGGAAGTGGCGGGAATTGATGGGGGCGACAGACGAGCTCGCAATTCGCGGGACGATTGGTACACCAGGCGAGATGACGGTCGATATGACGGTCAATATGACAGAGCACAGCTTCTGCAAGATGATTTTGGCTTGCGGTCTGTTGATTGTCGCGAGAGACGTTCTATGGTGAGAGTCAGGTTTGACGATGCTAATCAAGACTCGACTTACTGCGCTGTCCCGACTAGAAACTTCCCGGCGGGAGATTATTATTACAATTCGCGGACGAGAGATTTAGACTCGGCGAGGCGGAATGATAGTAGATTCGATGCGGGCCGAGATCAATGTCGGGTAGTGGTGGGCGGAATCTGCGTGACGAGGTAAGATAGGTCAAACTGTAGCGCGGAATCAGAAACCCGGTTTCTACGAAGAAACCGGGTTTCTGAGCCTATACATAGGACTTATACAGTCCTTTATATACGAGTCGATCTCTGGCTATCGCCTCACTTTCTTTGGCAATGACAAAATACACATTTGTACACACAACGATTTTGTCAAAAAGGACGATCGCACAGTGGTAAGCTACCAAAGGCATTGAAATATCTAAGGTAGAGAAAAGTTAAAATGTCGGCATTAAATGAAGTTCCCTTGTTGTTGCGGGCAGCCCGCGGCGAAACCCTAGACCGCCCGCCCGTTTGGATGATGCGTCAAGCCGGCCGCTACATGAAGGCTTATCGAGATTTGCGAGAAAAGTATCCCTCGTTTCGCGAACGTTCCGAAATTCCCGAAGTTGCGATCGAAGTTTCCCTTCAGCCGTGGCGCGCGTTTCAACCAGACGGCGTAATTCTGTTTTCCGATATTGTCACCCCCATGCCGGGTTTGGGCATCGACATGGACATCGCCGAAGGCAAAGGCCCGATTATCCACGCACCCATCCGCACTCAGCAGCAAATCGACAACCTGCAACCGCTGAACCCGGAAGAAAGCTTGCCGTTTATCAAAACAATCCTGAAATCCCTGCGCGAGGAAGTCGGCAACAAATCCACCGTGCTCGGTTTTGTGGGCGCGCCGTGGACGCTGGCGGCCTATGCCGTTGAGGGCAAAGGTTCTAAAGATTATGCCATCATCAAAAACATGGCATTTTCCGATCCAACTTTACTGCATCAGTTGCTGTCGAAATTCGCAGATGCGATCGCCGTTTACGTGCGCTATCAAATCGACTGTGGCGCGCAAGTAGTGCAAATGTTCGACTCCTGGGCCGGCCAACTCTCCCCGCAGGACTACGACACCTTCGCTTTACCTTACCAGAAACAAGTATTCGAGCAAGTCAAAAAAACCCATCCCGACACACCGCTAATTCTGTTAGTAAGCGGCAGCGCCGGCATCCTCGAACGTATGGCAACATCCGGCGCGGATATCGTCAGCGTCGATTGGACTGTTGACATGGCCGACGCGCGCCGACGTTTGGGCCCGAATATGAACGTTCAAGGAAATCTCGATCCGGGCGTGTTGTTTGGTTCTCAACCGTTTATTCGCGATCGAATTCTTGATACAATTCGCAAAGCGGGCCCGCGCGGACACATCCTCAACTTGGGACACGGCGTATTACCGGGAACTCCCGAAGACAACGTGCGTTTCTTCTTTGAAACGGCAAAACAAGCGGACAAATTGCTTGCAGTTGCTGCTTGATTTGATTTCGATTGTAGAATCCGATCAAATCCGGTTAATTGCACCTGATATTTGTAGAGATACGGCAATGGGCATTGCCGTGTCAACTTAACGTTAAACGTAGTATCTGTCTGCTGTCTGACGATTAGGGATCGATCCCCCCTAGCCCCCCTTAATAAGGGGGGACACGAATCTTCTCTCGCGTCCCCCTCCTGCGGGGGATTTAGGGGGATCGAGACTGAGTTAAAAGCGAGATTTATCAGGGGTTCCAGTCTTAAGTTGACACCAAGAGGCAATGCCGTCTGCCTACCGTCGAAAAAGATTATATAATCGGAGCGAATCCGGTTAATTGTACATTATATTTGTAGGGACACCGCAATGCCGTCTCCCTACCGTCGAAAAAGCGTCAAATCCTCCCTCTTCCCCTGCGGCAAAATGAACTCCAAAAAAATTTTTGTGACGGGTGCAAGTGGCTGTATCGGTCACTACATGACCGAAACTTTGATTCAAGAAACAAACCACGAACTTTATTTATTAGTTCGCAACCCCGAAAAATTAAAATTTGACTGGAAAGCCCGCCCCGGCATCAATATAATACAAGGCGATATGCGAGATATCGAGCAATTTGCGGAACTTCTCCAAACAATAAATGTAGCAATTGTAGCCGCCACTGCTTGGGGAGGTACTCAAGAAGTTTTTGATGTTAACGTAACCAAAACTCTCCGCCTAATTCAACTACTTTCGCCACAGACTTGCCAGCAAGTAATTTATTTTTCAACAGCCAGCATTCTCGGTCGAGACAACAATTTGCTTAAAGAAGCCGGGGAACTGGGGACAGATTATATCCGCTCAAAATACAACTGCATGGTGCATTTGTCAGCCTTGAAAAATTTGCCTCCGATTACGGCACTTTACCCGACATTAGTATTGGGAGGAGACGCAGAAAAACCAGTCTCTCACTTGTCCTCTGGTCTGCCACTTGTCGCAAAATGGATTGGTTTGATTCGCTGGTTTAAGGCAGATGGAAGTTTTCACTTCATCCACGGCGCAGATATTGCCAAAGTAGTTAATTATTTAGTTGAGCATCCGCCTGCTTCCGAGGAACCGCGACATTTTGTGCTAGGAAATCCGGCGATTACAGCTAACGAAGTGGTAGAACAAGCTTGCAAGTATTTGAATAAAAACATATTTTTTCGGATTACTCTTTCAGCTTGGCTAGCCGATTTCTTTATTTGGCTGTTCCGAATTCAGGTTGCTGCTTGGGATAGATTTTGCATCAGCTACCGCCATTTTACTTATCAAAATCTTGTGAATCCCGAAAGCATAGGAATGCCGAGTTACTGCGGCACAGTTGCCGATATGTTAAGAACTAGCGGGATTCCCGGCACAGATTCAAAGTAGAAGGAAAAGGAAAGAGGGAAGAAGGAATGCGCACCAAACGAGTAATGTAGGGTGCGCAGTGCGCACCAAACGACTAATTGAGTGTTTCAAATTCTTTTTTGCCTTAGTCCCAGGCTTTTTAAATGCGATTATCGTTAATTAAGGGTCAAATACGATAAAATATCAGCATTTGCACACTTTAACAGGGAACTGCAAGCTAAAAATTGCGCTTATTTTGTTTGTCTTAGGGGGTGTCACCCCTCGCCAGATATTCGATCGAGTGCAAGATCGTAATTTTAGCATTAACATTAAGTCTTGAGAGTCGATCGAACTCTCAAACACGCCAGCCCGATCGCAAGTTGTTTACTGATGTGAGGTTTAACATATAATGCGAGTTCTTCTAGTTTACCCGCTGTTTCCGAAAACATTTTGGTCTTACGAGAAAATCCTAGAATTAGTCGATCGTAAAGTGCTGCTGCCACCGCTGGGTTTGGTAACGGTAGCAGCTATTTTACCCCAAGAATGGGAATTTAAGTTAGTCGATCGCAATATCAGACAAATCACCGAAGCAGAATGGGAATGGGCAGAGCTCGTTATTCTCTCCGCAATGATTGTCCAAAAAGAAGATTTGCTAGACATAATTCGCGAAGCAAAACGGCGCGGTAAATCCGTAGCTTGCGGCGGCCCTTACCCGACATCCGTACCCGAAGAACCTCAAGCAGCGGGCATAGATTACCTGATTCTCGACGAAGGCGAAATCACCTTGCCGATGTTTGTCGAAGCAATAGGGCGCGGCGAAAAAAGCGGAATTTATCGATCGGACGGCGTAAAACCCGATGTTACCACAACCCCAATCCCCCGCTTCGATTTGCTGGAATTAGACGCCTACGACTCGATGTCAATTCAATTTTCCAGAGGCTGTCCTTTCCAGTGCGAATTCTGCGATATCATCGTCCTCTACGGCCGCAAACCCCGCACCAAAAACCCCCAACAATTGATAGCAGAATTAGACTGTCTGTACAACTTGGGCTGGCGGCGCGGCGTGTTCATGGTAGACGACAACTTTATCGGCAACAAACGCAGCGTCAAACTGTTGCTAAAAGACTTAAAAGTCTGGCAAGAAGAACACAAATTCCCCTTTACTTTCAACACAGAAGCATCCATCGATTTAGCCCAAGACCAAGAATTGATGGACATGATGGTTGCTTGCAATTTCAATGCAGTGTTTCTCGGGATTGAAACTCCCGATGAAGAAAGCCTGCAAATGACGAAAAAATTCCAAAATACCCGAAATTCCCTGATCGAATCCGTAGAGTTAATTGCCAAATCCGGTTTGCGAGTAATGGCCGGATTTATCATCGGATTTGACGGGGAAAAACCCGGTGCCGGTCAGCGGATTGTCAAGTTTGCCGAAGCAGCAGCCATTCCGAGCACAACCTTTGGAATGCTGCAAGCTTTGCCGCACACTGCATTGTCCCACAGATTAGCAAAAGAAGGGCGGTTGCGCGACAAATCGGGCAACCTCAACCAAACTACCTTGATGAACTTTATTCCGACGCGGCCTCTCGAAGATATCGCCCGCGAATATGTCGAGGCATTCTGCGAAGTGTACGATGCTGAGAAATATTTAGACCGGACTTATCGCCATTTCTTAATGTTAGGTGCACCTACAGCAAATATACCTGCTCGAGTTCCTAGTTGGATAGACTTGCGAGCACTGTTAACTGTGGTGTGGCGTCAGGGAGTCAAGCGCAAAACTCGGTGGAAGTTCTGGCATCATTTGTTCAGCATTCTCAGACGCAATCCTGCGGTTTGGGATCATTATTTGACAGTGTGTGCTCACAACGAGCATTTCCTCGAATACCGCCAGATTGTGCGGGATGAAATCGAAGCTCAATTAGCCGACTTTTTGGCTAATGAGTCTCAAACTGTATATCAAGAACCTGTTGCTGTTGAGGAAAAGCAAGTGCAAGCGGTTTAGGGTTGGAGAATTAAACCGCAGATAAACGCAGGTAAACGCAGATGAATGTAAGATTGTCTGCGTTTATTTTGTTAAACTTATTTTACAGACTTAGTTTTTTAAGATCATGGAAACTGTAAATATTCATCAAGCTAAAACGAATCTCTCACGACTATTGTCGCGTGTGGAACTGGGAGAAGAAATCATTATTTCCAACGAAGGCATCCCAGTCGCAAAATTGGTTCCGTTTCGTACTTCATCCAATCGACGAGCTAGTTTAGGGAAAGATCGAGGGCGATTTCTTTTGCCAGAGGACTTTAACGATCCTTTGCCAAAAGAGATTTTGACAGCATTTGAGGGAGATGAAGAGTGAAACTCTTGCTGGATACGCAGTGTTTTTTGTGGTGGTTTGCCCAACCAGATCGATTGAATGAGGAGGCGATCGCACAGATTGCCGATGAAACGAACGAATTGTGGTTTTCTGTTGCTAGTGTGTGGGAAATGGGCATCAAAGTTGCGATCGGAAAGTTACCACTCCCAGAACCGATAGATACCTACATTTCGACACGCATGATACAGTTAGGTGCGCGATCGCTGGAAATTACAGCACCTCATGCCCTGCGAGCGGCTGCCTTACCATTACATCATCGAGATCCCTTCGATCGAATGCTGATTGCCCAGGCTCAGATGGAGGAGATGACGCTTGTGAGTGCTGATTCAATGTTCAAGCAATACAGCGATATTGCTATTCTTTGGGCGGCCACTTCGTGAGATTAATCTCGTTTCCAAGCTCTGCCTGGGAATGTCATATTCTGCGGATATGCTGGCTCAAGAAAGCAAGCAGATAGAGCCTCCTTCGGCATTCTCATTTTCTGACTGAAAAGGTGAAATACTACTATTGGCTGCTGCACTTATTTCGGCAGATAGAGGCGCGATCGCCCGCAGTTATGAAAATCTAATTACAAGATAAAAAATATCAAAATAGCGATCGCCCTCAACCCGCCATGCTAGGAACCAATCAACTCAGAACAGCCGCTCTCTTAGGACTTCTAAGCGGCCTTCTCGTTTTAGGAAGTTATTATTTAATCGGCAACGAGCAAGGACTTTACATCGGTTTAGCGCTAGCAGCGTTCTCAAGTTTTAGCTCTTGGTACTATTCCGACACGGCCGCGTTAATGGCTTACCGCGCTCAGCCGCTCGCGCGCAGCGAAGCTCCCGAACTCTACGATATGGTAGCCTCGCTGAGTGAAAAAGCAGAAATTCCGGTGCCGAAAATATTTCTAGTTCCCACTCAATCTCCCAACGCATTCGCCACAGGAAGAGACCCGGAACACGCGACAATAGCAGTTACTGAAGGCATCATAAAGCTGCTTTCTCGCGAAGAATTAGAAGGCGTTTTAGCCCACGAACTCACGCACATCCGCAACCGCGATACCCTCACTCAAGCAGTTGCAGGCACAATTGCCGGTGCAATTACATTTGTCGGGCGAATACTGACTTTTGGAGCGCTTTACGGCCCAGTGACGCGGGATAGCAGACAAGGCGCGAATCCGTTTGGTTTGCTGTTTTTAATCATTTTAGCACCGCTATCAGCAACCGTAATTCAAATGGCGATTTCTCGGACGCGGGAATTTGCAGCAGACAGCGGTGCGGTAGAAATTACCAATAACCCGATCGGCTTAGCAAACGCCCTGCAAAAGTTGGAGAAACTGGGTCATGAAATTCCTATGCACGGCAATCCTGCGATGTCGCCGCTGCTGATTGTCAATCCTTTTTCGACTAAAGGTTTGCAGTCACTTTTCCGCACTCACCCGCCGACAGAGGATCGCATTCAACGCCTTTTGGAAATCGCGCAGCAGCAGCAAGGTACTCCAGTTATGGCCTACGTCCCCGGAATTTGATCGCTCGAAAATGCAGCAACAATATTTAGAAACCCGGTTGTTTGAAGCAGCCGGGTTTCTGTTTGTTTATAACGATCGCTGTATGAAACGACTAATTCTTCGATTTCGATAGGTGAAGGGCGATCGCTTTTTCCGTAAATATCGGACTGTGATTTCGATAGGTAAAGGGCGGTCGCTTTGGCCGTAAATATCGCACAGTTTTGTCTTTACTGTGAGGCGTGATGCCTTTATTGAAAGGATTTACCCCACCCAGCAATTCATCAGGCTTGTTCTTTAAGTCCGGTGATGCTAGTAGTGGTCTATAAACTTCACCTTCATAGGGCTTCCAAACATATCCAAGACTGAACGATCGAAAAACCGAAGATGCTCCCGTTGCTTGCCAAACAGCTTCAGCTAAAACCAATCCAGCAAAAGCCAAGCCAGGCTCTTCAATCAATTCGCTGTAGGTTCTAAACTCATCTACTTCCATACCAACTAAAGCATACCGAAACGGTGGAGCAAACCGCAAACGCAGATACAGAAATCTACCTATTTCCGTCATTAAATAAGCACTTTCTGGAGTGTTAATTCCAATCTCACTGATGCCACTTGGACAAACTCGACACCACCAATTTTCTTCTATATCCTGAAAAATTTCTGCCCGACATTGGGAAACCCTACCGTTTGAGAGCACGCAGAAAATTTTATTGAAATATTGAGCAAATTGCTGTGCTTCCGATTGCTTTGTGCCACATTCAGCCGATAAGCTAAACACCCATGCCATTGCTGTTCTCCCGTTGAGTAAATTAAACTATCAAACTTTCTCCCATTCATTCTGTGTCTGGGCCAGGGCTGCTTCATATTTCTCTAAAAGCATTGTAGCGCTTGGCAAAATACTGACATGAGTTGGACTATCTTTCACAGCTTCAATATCTCCGAGGATCTTGCTGTCGTCAATCTGCCAAAGAGGATCTTTTCCTGTGCCGCCAAATTTTGGGGGTTTGCGGGATTGTGGTAAGCCTTCGATAGAGAGGGATACAGACATTCCTTTTGTGTTTCTAATGGCTACAGTGACAGACTCCTCTGAAGACTTGCGCTCTGTTTCTGGTAGTAAATAACCTTGTTCATCCAACCAGTCTTTGGGCACTTGCTCAACATCAATGTCAGTACCGTGTCTGACTCCCAGTAGCCTCGCGCTGCGTCCCATTTTGGGTTTACCGTTTTCTTCTGCCATGCCTCGATAATAGAGTGTTGCCATTAGCCTTTTATCAGCCCAACTCGATCGCCAGACCAATCATAATGTAATTGCTGCATTGGTTGGATGCGATCGCTCTTTGTTTTTGCAGCTAATTCGTGAGATGTCACTGCTCATTTATTTTGATTTGAGTATCAGGGAGAGCGCCCTGTGATTGCTCTCCCTTAATACGATTACTTGCGATCGTACAAACGCGGGTTTGTCTGTTTGCCGTTGTCTGTTTCAGTCGGCTCATCGTGGAGTGCGATCGCAAAACGCAGATGATTTGGAATCATCTGCGTTCATCGGCGGTTTAATTAAACCCTATTAAACTGAAGCCGCAACCTTATCTAAAGGCCGCACTTGACGGAGGAATTCGCGAAGTGAATCACCTTCCACCACCTCAGTTTCCAACAGTTTCTGGGTAATTGTTTCCAACAATTCCCGATTTGCTTTCAGAATATCCAAAGCTTGCTGATGTGCAGTTTCGACAATTTCCTTCACTTCTTGGTCGATCGCCTCAGCAGTCTGAGCACTTACCGCGCGGCGGGCATTTCCCATACCGTCATTGAGGAACATTGATTGTTGACCTCGATCGTAAGCTAGAGGCCCCAAAACCTTACTCATCCCGTAAGTGGTCACCATCCGTTCAGCTAAATCCGTCGCCCTTTGCAAGTCGTTGGAAGCGCCAGTAGTAATGCTACCAAACACGACTTCCTCAGCCGATCGCCCCCCCAACAAAGTCGCAATTTGACCCCGCAATTCCGATTCATCTAACAAGAAACGGTCTTCAGTCGGTAACTGCAAAGTATAACCCAAAGCAGCCATACCGCGAGGGACGATCGAGATTTTCGCAACTTCGCCATTACCAGTCATCAGAGCACCCACCATCGCGTGTCCAACTTCGTGATAAGCAACGATGGTTTTCTCTTTTTCATTGAGCACGCGGCTTTTCTTTTCCAAGCCAGCTACAATTCGTTCGATCGCCTCTGCAAAGTCTTCCTGCGCTACAGTTAGGCGTTTGTTGCGGGCCGCCAACAAAGCAGCTTCATTCACCAAATTTGCCAAATCAGCGCCGGAAAAACCGGGGGTGCGAGTGGCGATCGCCTTCAAATTAATATCCGGGCCCAACTTCACTTTTTGAGCGTGAATGTTCAAAATTTCTTCGCGACCAGATAAATCGGGGCGATCGACTAAAACTTGGCGATCGAAACGACCAGGGCGCAACAAAGCAGCATCCAAACTTTCCGGGCGGTTAGTTGCAGCAAGCACAATTACCGTAGTATTGCCCGCAGCAAAACCATCCATTTCAGTTAACAATTGATTGAGAGTTTGTTCGCGTTCATCATTCCCACCGAAGCTAGCGTTACTGCTACGAGATTTGCCGATCGCGTCCAATTCATCAATGAAAATAATACAAGGAGCCTGTTTCTTAGCCTGCTCGAATAAATCTCTAACTCTTGCAGAACCAACACCTACAAACAGTTCCACAAACTCCGAACCGGAGATGCTAAAAAACGGCACGCCAGCTTCACCAGCCACTGCTTTTGCTAACAGCGTTTTGCCAGTTCCCGGAGGCCCGACTAACAGCACGCCTTTCGGAATTCGCGCACCAATTGCCGTAAACCTGTCGGGAGTTTTCAGGAACTCAACAACTTCGACTAATTCAGTTTTAGCCTCTTCTACTCCAGCCACATCAGCAAAAGTAATTTTCGCCGATTCGCCTTCTACATAGACCTTAGCTTTGCTTTTTCCGAGCGAGAGCGCACCCTGAGGCCCGCCACCCTGCCTGTTCATGAAAAATTGAAAAATCGCCACAAAAATCAGCGGCGGAACCACCCAGCTTAAAACACTGCCGATCCAGCCATTTTTGGCAGGGGGAGTTGCCGCAAATTCAACGCCTTTTTCTTGCAAAAGTTTAGGAAGTTCCAAGTCAAAAATCGGCGTCGTTGACAGCACTTGACCGGGTTGGTCGCCTTCGCCTTTTAGTTGGTAGCGAATTTCATTTTGGCCTACCGAAGCTCGGACTACATCTTGTTCTTGAACCTGATGGACGAACAAGCTGTAAGGCACTTGGGGAATTTGAGGGCCGAACAAATTGGGTAAAAAGATGTTTGCCAGCAGGAACAAACTTGAGAGCAATAACAAGACATTGCTAATTTGTCGAAAACGAGGTGGTTGGGGCTGGTCTTTAATGGCCATTGATAGCTGTCATCCTTTGATTTAAAGCAGTTTTATTCATCTATTTTCTCATCAACTAGGCAGACAATGTTAAGCGGATTTCCTCACTTTATCGGGTGGGTTAACCCGCTAGCACGGATTTGCTATTATTAACAATGCTTTTTTTAACGAACCGCGAAGATGCTACGGACACGAAGGAAGAGAAGAGCGTTATAGTATGTAGGGTGCGCCGAAGATCACCGAATATTTATGCCGCTTCTGGGTTTAATTGAATCATTTCCCAAGTAGTATAAGTGCCGATCGCACCCCAAATCACGTAAGGCAAAAGTAACAAAGCCGCAGTTTGAGAAATCGGCAAAACAGCCAACGTCAACACAGCTCCCACAATCTCGCCAGCCCCTCCCAAAATTGTCCCTACTTTGAGACTTTTGGCTCTGAGAGTAGCAGGAATATAAGCAACTGTGACAATTTCTAAAAGCAAGTACAAAGCCATCAACAGCCATGTTTTAAGGCTCCCTGGCTCCTGTTCCCACACGAAAGTAGCGCTGCCGGCCGCGCAAGCAAAAATCACCGTCCAAATTAACGGAATAGCAGGCTCAAAAAACATCCAATCCGGTCTTTGAAGTTTAACGGCCCAGTTAA includes:
- the map gene encoding type I methionyl aminopeptidase, with the translated sequence MATERLVLLSSREIEKMRQAGRLAAELLLHLEPMVKPGVSTLEINDEAERWTLAHGAKSAPLGYKGFPKSLCASVNEVVCHGIPNAKQILKEGDIINIDVTPLVDGYHGDTSKTFFVGQPSPVAKKLVEVTEECLRRGIAEVKPGARTGDIGAAIQEYAEAQGFSVVRNFAGHGIHRVFHTEPEILHYGKRGTGKKLRQGMVFTIEPMINEGTWEVEILADGWTSITKDGKLSAQFEHTLAVTDSGVEILTLP
- a CDS encoding B12-binding domain-containing radical SAM protein, whose amino-acid sequence is MRVLLVYPLFPKTFWSYEKILELVDRKVLLPPLGLVTVAAILPQEWEFKLVDRNIRQITEAEWEWAELVILSAMIVQKEDLLDIIREAKRRGKSVACGGPYPTSVPEEPQAAGIDYLILDEGEITLPMFVEAIGRGEKSGIYRSDGVKPDVTTTPIPRFDLLELDAYDSMSIQFSRGCPFQCEFCDIIVLYGRKPRTKNPQQLIAELDCLYNLGWRRGVFMVDDNFIGNKRSVKLLLKDLKVWQEEHKFPFTFNTEASIDLAQDQELMDMMVACNFNAVFLGIETPDEESLQMTKKFQNTRNSLIESVELIAKSGLRVMAGFIIGFDGEKPGAGQRIVKFAEAAAIPSTTFGMLQALPHTALSHRLAKEGRLRDKSGNLNQTTLMNFIPTRPLEDIAREYVEAFCEVYDAEKYLDRTYRHFLMLGAPTANIPARVPSWIDLRALLTVVWRQGVKRKTRWKFWHHLFSILRRNPAVWDHYLTVCAHNEHFLEYRQIVRDEIEAQLADFLANESQTVYQEPVAVEEKQVQAV
- a CDS encoding uroporphyrinogen decarboxylase, with amino-acid sequence MSALNEVPLLLRAARGETLDRPPVWMMRQAGRYMKAYRDLREKYPSFRERSEIPEVAIEVSLQPWRAFQPDGVILFSDIVTPMPGLGIDMDIAEGKGPIIHAPIRTQQQIDNLQPLNPEESLPFIKTILKSLREEVGNKSTVLGFVGAPWTLAAYAVEGKGSKDYAIIKNMAFSDPTLLHQLLSKFADAIAVYVRYQIDCGAQVVQMFDSWAGQLSPQDYDTFALPYQKQVFEQVKKTHPDTPLILLVSGSAGILERMATSGADIVSVDWTVDMADARRRLGPNMNVQGNLDPGVLFGSQPFIRDRILDTIRKAGPRGHILNLGHGVLPGTPEDNVRFFFETAKQADKLLAVAA
- a CDS encoding LD-carboxypeptidase, whose amino-acid sequence is MTDIKFLQPGDLLKVIAPSGTLRESTNFEKGVEIWKSRGYRIQLTPGFDDRWGYLAGSDENRVRQLADALNDRDCRGILCVRGGFGSTRLLEKGNVGKAENSQFPPPDSHSPKWLIGFSDITALLWNQAKLGVWGVHGPMLTTLAAEPDWSVDRLFDCIEGRPLQSLQGKGWGSGKATGRLFPANLTVASHLLGTPYQPDLTGVILAFEDVSEAPYRVDRMLTLWRMAGAFAGVRGIALGRFSRCEIDPSIPSFSIEEVLRDRLGDLNIPIVSDLPFGHEGVNAALPMGIMACLDAESGLLICGDKSQL
- a CDS encoding NAD(P)-dependent oxidoreductase; the protein is MNSKKIFVTGASGCIGHYMTETLIQETNHELYLLVRNPEKLKFDWKARPGINIIQGDMRDIEQFAELLQTINVAIVAATAWGGTQEVFDVNVTKTLRLIQLLSPQTCQQVIYFSTASILGRDNNLLKEAGELGTDYIRSKYNCMVHLSALKNLPPITALYPTLVLGGDAEKPVSHLSSGLPLVAKWIGLIRWFKADGSFHFIHGADIAKVVNYLVEHPPASEEPRHFVLGNPAITANEVVEQACKYLNKNIFFRITLSAWLADFFIWLFRIQVAAWDRFCISYRHFTYQNLVNPESIGMPSYCGTVADMLRTSGIPGTDSK
- a CDS encoding type II toxin-antitoxin system Phd/YefM family antitoxin; the protein is METVNIHQAKTNLSRLLSRVELGEEIIISNEGIPVAKLVPFRTSSNRRASLGKDRGRFLLPEDFNDPLPKEILTAFEGDEE